A genome region from Gardnerella vaginalis includes the following:
- a CDS encoding GNAT family N-acetyltransferase, whose protein sequence is MTVEFRPVKINDIDAIVEEYERTWGIAHAVGADASRNLSRRFVLHYLEPSTHGTVATIDGKFMGLLLARVYGDNVMFPQVKNMLKKQEESMMANNDSQHAKALDAAIGMGQIERKLEAASHINDLTQAELELFVVSPDARGHGVGGGLWKRTMQHLRHRGVNRYFLHTDTACDVSFYDYHGLRRDATWAKKDHEKYANRVKDLVEDLYIYSGEPFVNRTRRTHQSR, encoded by the coding sequence ATGACGGTTGAGTTTCGACCAGTTAAAATTAACGATATTGACGCAATCGTAGAAGAGTACGAGCGTACATGGGGAATCGCGCATGCTGTTGGAGCAGACGCTTCTCGTAATCTTTCGCGCAGATTTGTGTTGCATTATCTTGAACCGTCAACGCACGGTACTGTTGCAACAATCGATGGAAAGTTCATGGGGCTGCTGCTTGCGCGCGTTTACGGTGACAATGTAATGTTTCCGCAAGTAAAAAACATGCTTAAAAAGCAGGAAGAAAGCATGATGGCGAATAACGACTCTCAGCATGCTAAGGCTTTAGATGCGGCGATTGGCATGGGGCAAATTGAGCGCAAGTTGGAAGCGGCGAGCCATATTAACGATTTAACTCAAGCAGAGTTGGAGCTTTTTGTTGTTTCTCCCGATGCTCGCGGACACGGTGTTGGGGGCGGATTGTGGAAGCGCACTATGCAACATTTGCGACATCGCGGAGTGAACCGCTATTTTCTGCACACAGATACAGCTTGCGATGTGAGTTTCTACGATTATCACGGGCTTAGACGAGATGCTACGTGGGCTAAAAAGGATCATGAGAAGTATGCGAACCGCGTAAAAGACCTCGTTGAGGACTTGTACATATACTCGGGCGAGCCGTTTGTAAACCGTACAAGACGCACGCATCAATCGCGCTGA
- a CDS encoding MFS transporter, which translates to MSSKSAQQKSSPMSNYAKLFSFEGTRAFCISGAIARLPISMMGLGIVLALNHIYNNWTIAGTMSAAYVLSQAAVTPLYAKLFDRFGQRKVGTLALSAQVVAMLSFAIATLIHVPLPILFVLAILMGVTQFAFGALVRTRWAYTLKSQSDDTLLNVAYALESGIDEIVFIFGPILAAWLATSVHPVSQLFVPVLASGLGGAWFLSLKNTQPAVIKVVQVESAPKYDEDVQNAISEQSDNVQNVQDTQNAQNSDNTTKLIDRLSLKQLKNKNRKNKPKNVLLYRGIIPLVVMFLVFNMSFSAFDVSVTAAMRAQGLDTLIGLQLALFACGSLVGAVIFGSHKFRGSNWSHLIVFLSLLTIGFILMNINLDRLVLLSIFELLSGLCVSPIFATGNLIVKDTIPEHSLTEGLSWLPTASAIGASLGSMVAGFAIDAWNSHGGMMVPWISTLIAIPIASIGWIIVTRKRS; encoded by the coding sequence ATGTCATCGAAATCGGCGCAGCAAAAGTCTTCGCCTATGTCAAATTATGCAAAATTGTTCTCTTTTGAAGGAACACGAGCATTTTGCATATCTGGAGCAATAGCAAGGCTGCCTATTTCGATGATGGGTTTAGGAATCGTTCTTGCGCTAAACCACATTTACAACAATTGGACTATTGCGGGCACTATGAGTGCCGCATACGTGCTATCGCAAGCAGCCGTAACGCCATTATATGCAAAGCTTTTTGATAGATTTGGTCAAAGAAAAGTTGGAACACTTGCTCTAAGCGCGCAAGTTGTAGCTATGCTATCTTTTGCTATTGCAACGCTAATACATGTACCTTTGCCAATACTTTTCGTGCTTGCAATCTTAATGGGCGTTACGCAATTTGCATTCGGCGCGCTTGTTAGAACTCGCTGGGCGTACACTCTTAAAAGTCAAAGCGACGACACACTGCTAAACGTTGCATATGCGCTTGAATCTGGAATTGACGAGATTGTGTTCATTTTCGGGCCAATTCTTGCAGCATGGCTTGCCACTAGCGTTCACCCTGTATCTCAGCTTTTTGTGCCAGTTTTGGCAAGTGGACTAGGCGGAGCGTGGTTCTTGTCACTTAAAAACACGCAACCAGCTGTGATTAAAGTTGTGCAAGTAGAAAGCGCACCTAAATACGACGAAGACGTACAAAATGCAATAAGCGAGCAAAGCGACAACGTACAAAATGTGCAAGATACACAAAACGCACAAAATAGCGACAACACTACAAAGCTTATCGACAGGCTTTCGCTTAAACAACTTAAAAACAAAAATCGTAAAAATAAGCCTAAAAACGTTCTTCTTTACCGTGGAATCATACCGCTTGTTGTTATGTTCCTTGTTTTTAATATGAGTTTTAGCGCTTTTGACGTATCTGTTACTGCAGCAATGCGCGCTCAAGGATTAGACACTTTAATTGGTTTGCAACTTGCACTATTCGCGTGTGGATCTTTAGTTGGAGCTGTTATTTTTGGTTCTCATAAATTCCGCGGATCTAATTGGTCTCATCTAATTGTGTTTTTAAGCCTTCTTACTATTGGCTTTATTCTTATGAACATTAACTTAGATAGACTTGTGCTTCTAAGTATTTTTGAGCTTTTAAGTGGACTATGCGTTTCTCCGATTTTTGCAACTGGAAATCTTATTGTTAAAGACACGATTCCTGAGCATTCTCTTACCGAAGGATTGTCTTGGCTGCCAACAGCATCTGCAATCGGAGCTTCTCTTGGATCAATGGTTGCAGGCTTTGCGATTGACGCGTGGAACTCGCATGGCGGAATGATGGTTCCGTGGATTTCTACGCTTATTGCTATTCCAATCGCATCAATTGGGTGGATTATTGTAACACGCAAGCGCAGTTAA
- a CDS encoding ribonuclease J — protein MSKTTTQLTDEILAEIVDSVKTSQPSKITNKKSNKTVKKEKTTNTSKKSNKTSDNKINDNNIESLKASKKIKNTQSSKSSKIVKNALPPVVNDQREGALIAPPKYRKGSMRIVPLGGLGEIGRNMNVIEYNGHILLIDCGVLFPEEEQPGVDLILPDFHYIQNRLDKVDALVLTHGHEDHIGGVPYLLKMRPDIPLIGSKLTLAFVEAKCAEHRINPKMIHVEGRDKLKIGPFNLEFISVTHSIPDALAVCVKTPAGTLIDTGDIKLDQLPLDHRLTDLVEFGKLGEQGIDLLMADSTNAEVPGFVKPETTIGPALDRAFAEATRKIIVASFSSHVHRVQQVVDAAHKYGRKVVFVGRSMVRNMSIAADLGYLHIPENTVVDLKQAKDIQDDKLVYMCTGSQGEPMAALGRIADGIHKDITVNELDTVILASSLIPGNEHEVYKVINKLVQMGARVINKDNAAIHVSGHCNEGELLYLYNIVKPKCAMPIHGEHRHLVANGSIAVKTGVDPKNVVLAEDGDVVDLYHGNAAVVGSVPCGYVYVDGDSVGELTDEELEKRRILGTEGFVSSFVVVNTDSADVVAGPKIYLNAVAEDESDFEKIRSQIVFQLQDAMMHGEKDTYKLQQIMRRTLGSWIARALRRKPMIVPVVANISENNQE, from the coding sequence ATGAGTAAGACAACGACGCAATTGACGGATGAGATTCTTGCAGAAATTGTAGACTCTGTAAAAACCTCCCAACCTTCAAAAATAACGAATAAAAAGTCAAATAAAACTGTGAAAAAAGAAAAAACAACTAATACAAGTAAAAAAAGCAATAAAACAAGCGATAACAAGATTAACGATAACAATATCGAATCTTTGAAAGCAAGCAAAAAAATCAAAAATACGCAAAGTTCTAAAAGTTCTAAAATAGTTAAAAACGCGCTTCCACCAGTGGTAAACGATCAGCGCGAAGGTGCGTTAATCGCTCCGCCAAAATATCGCAAGGGGTCAATGAGAATTGTTCCGCTTGGCGGATTGGGCGAGATCGGAAGAAATATGAACGTTATAGAATACAACGGTCATATTCTACTTATAGACTGCGGAGTGCTTTTCCCAGAAGAAGAGCAGCCAGGCGTAGACCTGATTTTGCCAGATTTTCACTACATTCAAAACAGGTTAGATAAAGTAGATGCTCTGGTACTTACGCACGGACATGAAGACCATATTGGTGGCGTGCCATATTTGCTTAAAATGCGTCCAGACATTCCTCTAATCGGATCTAAATTAACACTCGCTTTTGTTGAAGCAAAATGTGCAGAACACAGAATCAACCCAAAAATGATTCATGTAGAAGGCAGAGACAAGCTAAAAATAGGTCCTTTTAATTTGGAGTTTATTAGCGTAACACACTCCATTCCAGACGCTCTTGCAGTGTGTGTAAAAACGCCAGCAGGAACGCTTATTGATACGGGAGATATAAAGCTAGATCAGCTTCCACTAGACCATAGGCTTACTGATTTAGTTGAATTCGGAAAGCTTGGCGAACAGGGAATTGACTTATTAATGGCGGATTCCACAAATGCCGAGGTTCCAGGATTCGTTAAGCCAGAAACAACTATTGGACCAGCTTTGGATCGTGCATTTGCGGAAGCCACTCGCAAAATAATCGTCGCAAGCTTCTCTAGCCATGTTCACCGCGTTCAGCAAGTCGTAGACGCTGCACACAAGTATGGCAGAAAAGTTGTGTTCGTTGGGCGCTCAATGGTTAGAAATATGTCCATTGCGGCAGATCTCGGCTACTTGCATATTCCAGAAAATACTGTTGTAGATTTAAAGCAAGCAAAAGATATTCAAGACGACAAGCTTGTGTATATGTGCACAGGATCTCAAGGCGAACCAATGGCAGCTCTTGGGCGAATCGCAGACGGAATACACAAAGATATTACAGTTAATGAACTTGATACCGTAATTCTTGCAAGCTCACTAATCCCAGGAAACGAGCATGAAGTTTACAAAGTAATCAATAAGCTTGTGCAAATGGGCGCTCGCGTAATCAACAAAGACAATGCTGCGATTCATGTTTCTGGTCATTGCAATGAGGGTGAGTTGCTCTACTTGTACAACATTGTTAAGCCAAAATGCGCTATGCCAATTCACGGCGAACACAGGCATCTTGTGGCAAACGGTTCGATTGCTGTTAAAACAGGCGTGGATCCTAAAAATGTTGTTTTGGCAGAAGATGGAGATGTTGTGGACTTGTACCACGGAAACGCCGCCGTTGTTGGCTCCGTGCCATGCGGATACGTGTATGTTGATGGCGATTCCGTTGGCGAGCTTACAGACGAGGAGCTGGAAAAGCGCAGAATCCTTGGCACAGAAGGATTTGTGTCTAGCTTTGTAGTAGTAAACACAGATAGCGCAGATGTTGTAGCTGGTCCAAAAATCTACTTGAATGCTGTTGCAGAAGACGAGTCTGATTTTGAAAAGATTCGTAGTCAGATTGTTTTCCAGCTTCAAGACGCTATGATGCATGGTGAGAAAGACACATATAAGCTTCAGCAGATTATGCGAAGAACGCTTGGAAGTTGGATTGCGCGTGCGTTGCGTAGGAAGCCAATGATTGTGCCAGTAGTAGCAAATATTTCAGAAAATAATCAAGAATAA
- the pepN gene encoding aminopeptidase N — protein MPGANLTRVEAAERFSAIQMPIHYDVALDLGKGGRDFKSHTKIEFDAKAGGTSFLDLIANSVESVVLNGASLDVSKVFADSRIELVNLLEHNTVEVVANCQYSNTGEGLHRSVDPSDGNVYLYTQFEVPDARRVYAVFDQPDLKAVFDFSVDAPESWIVTSNMPVKSETALEGCETEAGTLENGAVEGMKRWVFESTPKMSSYLTAICAGPYAEWHTSYNNEDGRVVPMAMYCRQALKDAFAKDVDYLFDITKKGFAFYAKTWGVPYPYAKYDQIYVPEYNAGAMENIGMVTIRDQYVFESKVTDAYAERRVVTVLHELAHMWFGDYVTMKWWNDLWLNESFAEFTSTLATAEATEWHDAWSTFNSGEKSWALNQDQLPTTHPIVAPINDLNDTSVNFDGITYAKGASVLKQLVAYVGREKFFEGIHNYLSKHAYSNATLADLLHELELTSGRDLKAWSAQWLEKAGINTISTEVEEAADGTIASLRLRQSAPVEHPVLRAHRLAVGFYNVDEVTGEIKRTKRIELDVDGEVTEVAEACGEKMPALILVNDDDLTYTKLRFDAKSLEFAAENLYRFKDSLTRSLIWLALWDMTRDAEFPAERFVELSLKALATERESTTFRYALGQVKVTASHYVVPERQAEVAKHVAHELWQLALAASAGSDEQFQLLKAYLGYGEVGDAEFVRVANGLLDGSVSLEGLEIDNDLRWSILIALAGVNALDEAGIDAELKKRDTTENREYAYQARAARSTAEAKDWAFEQALRNLNLTNMQMGAVVAGFASTAKGDLVKPYVERYFAEVEWIWKNRTFHMAEALIEGLYPNYADVDELVERGQRWLDEHKDADQALRRMVLGKLDSSRRTLKVQHYNASL, from the coding sequence ATGCCAGGAGCAAATCTGACTCGCGTAGAAGCAGCGGAACGTTTTAGCGCAATTCAAATGCCAATTCACTACGATGTTGCGCTTGATTTAGGCAAGGGCGGCCGCGATTTTAAGTCGCACACAAAGATTGAGTTTGATGCTAAAGCTGGTGGAACAAGCTTCCTCGATTTGATTGCAAACAGCGTTGAATCCGTTGTGCTCAATGGCGCATCTCTTGATGTTTCTAAAGTTTTTGCAGATAGTCGAATTGAGCTCGTAAATCTGCTTGAGCATAATACTGTAGAAGTTGTAGCAAACTGCCAGTATTCCAACACGGGCGAGGGATTGCACAGAAGCGTGGATCCTTCCGACGGCAACGTTTACCTTTACACTCAGTTCGAGGTTCCAGACGCTCGCCGCGTTTACGCAGTGTTTGACCAGCCAGATTTGAAGGCGGTTTTTGATTTTAGCGTGGATGCTCCAGAAAGCTGGATCGTTACTTCCAACATGCCAGTTAAGAGCGAAACAGCGCTGGAAGGCTGCGAAACTGAAGCAGGCACTTTGGAAAATGGCGCTGTAGAAGGAATGAAGCGCTGGGTGTTTGAGTCAACTCCAAAAATGAGCTCCTACTTAACTGCGATTTGCGCAGGACCTTACGCCGAATGGCACACGTCTTACAACAATGAGGATGGCCGCGTAGTTCCAATGGCAATGTATTGCCGTCAGGCACTTAAAGACGCTTTTGCAAAAGACGTTGACTACTTGTTTGATATTACGAAGAAAGGTTTTGCTTTCTACGCTAAGACTTGGGGAGTGCCATACCCGTACGCAAAGTACGATCAGATTTACGTGCCAGAATATAACGCTGGAGCTATGGAAAACATTGGTATGGTTACAATTCGCGACCAGTACGTGTTTGAATCCAAAGTTACAGACGCATATGCTGAGCGTCGTGTTGTAACAGTTTTGCACGAGCTTGCACACATGTGGTTTGGTGATTACGTAACCATGAAGTGGTGGAATGATTTGTGGCTTAACGAATCCTTCGCAGAATTCACTTCTACTCTTGCAACTGCTGAAGCAACAGAATGGCATGACGCTTGGAGCACTTTCAATTCTGGTGAAAAAAGCTGGGCGCTTAATCAAGATCAGCTTCCAACAACCCACCCAATCGTGGCTCCAATCAACGATTTGAACGACACTTCCGTTAACTTCGACGGCATCACTTACGCAAAGGGAGCTTCCGTATTAAAGCAACTCGTAGCGTACGTTGGTCGCGAAAAGTTCTTTGAAGGAATTCACAATTACTTGAGCAAGCATGCATACAGCAACGCAACTTTGGCTGATTTGTTGCATGAGTTAGAGCTTACAAGCGGACGCGATCTTAAGGCTTGGAGCGCTCAATGGCTTGAAAAGGCTGGAATTAACACGATTTCTACCGAAGTCGAAGAAGCAGCTGACGGTACTATTGCTTCTTTGCGTTTGCGCCAGAGCGCGCCAGTTGAGCATCCTGTTTTGCGCGCACACCGTTTGGCTGTTGGATTCTACAATGTAGATGAAGTAACTGGCGAAATTAAGCGCACAAAGCGAATCGAACTAGATGTTGACGGCGAAGTGACGGAAGTGGCGGAAGCATGCGGCGAAAAAATGCCTGCGCTTATTCTTGTAAACGACGACGATTTAACGTACACAAAATTGCGTTTTGACGCAAAGTCGCTTGAGTTTGCTGCCGAAAACTTGTATCGTTTCAAGGATTCTTTGACTCGCTCGCTTATTTGGCTTGCATTGTGGGATATGACTCGCGACGCAGAATTCCCAGCAGAACGCTTTGTGGAACTTAGCCTTAAAGCTTTGGCAACTGAGCGCGAATCAACTACTTTCCGCTATGCTCTTGGTCAAGTAAAGGTAACTGCAAGCCACTACGTGGTGCCTGAGCGTCAAGCAGAAGTCGCAAAGCATGTAGCTCACGAACTTTGGCAGTTGGCTTTGGCAGCTTCTGCAGGTTCTGACGAGCAATTCCAGTTGCTCAAGGCTTATCTTGGCTACGGCGAAGTTGGAGATGCTGAGTTTGTGCGCGTAGCTAACGGATTACTTGACGGTTCCGTGAGTTTGGAAGGCTTGGAAATCGACAACGACTTGCGCTGGAGCATTCTTATTGCGCTCGCAGGCGTGAACGCTTTGGACGAAGCTGGAATTGACGCGGAACTTAAAAAGCGCGATACTACCGAGAATCGCGAATACGCTTACCAAGCTCGTGCGGCTCGATCAACTGCAGAAGCTAAGGATTGGGCTTTTGAACAGGCTTTGCGTAATCTCAATTTGACTAATATGCAAATGGGTGCTGTGGTTGCTGGCTTTGCAAGCACAGCTAAAGGCGATTTGGTTAAGCCTTATGTTGAGCGCTACTTTGCTGAAGTTGAGTGGATTTGGAAGAATCGCACATTCCACATGGCTGAAGCTTTGATTGAAGGCTTGTATCCAAATTATGCGGATGTAGACGAATTAGTTGAGCGCGGACAGCGCTGGCTTGATGAGCATAAGGATGCGGATCAAGCTTTGCGTCGTATGGTGCTCGGCAAGCTTGATTCTTCTCGCCGTACGCTTAAGGTGCAGCATTACAACGCTTCGCTTTAG
- a CDS encoding aminopeptidase P family protein, whose product MHQSTPTIHGEQLNADGTQKAQDRVNNRSLRPNSDSFKEFMTSGWDNQEPQIEPLESSKYTPARLEALGKRFPGERLVIPAGQPKVRNNDCDYAFRPDTTFAYYTGLGQDYEAGAVLVLEPVQAGSNEEAAGKTHVPQLFVAPRADNSTDAFYKDPHYGEYWVGPRAGLKELKAMTGIDTRDIAELDDALAKNVSDDNSSAESVRVRIVRESDADLTARVDALREASGFSDEDANIAADDKLHEVAAEARMLKDAYEIGEMRKAVAATKLGFDRMLTRLPQALGKEHSERMIEGAFNSVAREVGNEVGYDTIVASGKHAPILHWMRNTGVVSSGELLLIDAGVEVNSLYTADITRTFPTNGKFTDLQKKLYQCVLDAQQAGFEAAKPGATYSDIHHACMRVLAEHLHEWGILKVSVEESLSPQGQQHRRWHACGVAHHLGLDVHDCAQARYEAYQGAKITPGMIFTIEPGLYFAANDLMLPPEMRGIGIRIEDDVLMTENGPEWLSIDIPKQIDDVEAWMAQRAAK is encoded by the coding sequence ATGCATCAATCAACGCCAACAATACATGGTGAGCAACTAAACGCGGATGGTACGCAGAAAGCGCAAGACCGCGTAAACAATCGATCTTTGCGCCCAAACAGCGATTCCTTTAAAGAGTTTATGACTAGTGGCTGGGATAACCAGGAGCCACAAATCGAACCGCTTGAGTCCTCAAAGTACACGCCAGCACGCTTAGAAGCGCTTGGCAAGAGATTCCCAGGCGAGCGCCTTGTTATCCCAGCAGGTCAGCCAAAAGTACGCAATAACGATTGCGACTACGCTTTTAGACCAGACACAACTTTCGCATACTACACTGGCTTGGGTCAGGATTACGAAGCTGGCGCTGTGCTTGTGCTTGAGCCGGTGCAAGCAGGCAGTAACGAGGAAGCGGCTGGCAAAACTCACGTTCCGCAGCTTTTTGTGGCTCCTCGCGCAGACAATAGCACTGATGCGTTCTACAAAGACCCGCACTACGGTGAATACTGGGTTGGTCCTCGCGCAGGACTTAAAGAGCTTAAGGCTATGACTGGTATCGATACGCGCGATATTGCCGAGCTTGACGACGCGCTTGCAAAAAACGTTAGCGACGATAATAGCTCTGCCGAAAGCGTGCGTGTGCGAATTGTGCGCGAGTCAGATGCTGATTTAACAGCGCGTGTAGATGCTTTAAGAGAAGCGAGCGGATTTAGCGACGAAGATGCAAATATTGCTGCAGACGATAAGTTGCATGAAGTAGCAGCCGAAGCTCGTATGCTCAAAGACGCTTACGAGATTGGCGAAATGCGCAAAGCTGTTGCTGCTACAAAGTTAGGCTTTGATCGCATGCTTACGCGTTTACCTCAAGCTTTAGGCAAAGAACATTCTGAACGCATGATTGAAGGCGCTTTTAACTCCGTTGCTCGAGAAGTCGGAAACGAGGTTGGCTACGATACGATTGTTGCTTCTGGAAAGCACGCTCCAATTTTGCATTGGATGCGCAACACGGGCGTGGTTTCTAGCGGCGAGCTTTTGCTTATTGATGCAGGCGTAGAAGTCAACAGCCTTTACACGGCAGACATTACGCGAACTTTCCCAACAAACGGCAAGTTTACAGATTTGCAAAAGAAGCTTTACCAGTGCGTTCTCGACGCTCAGCAAGCTGGTTTTGAGGCGGCTAAGCCAGGCGCCACTTACAGCGATATTCACCACGCTTGCATGCGCGTGCTTGCAGAGCATTTGCATGAGTGGGGTATTCTAAAGGTTAGCGTTGAAGAATCGCTTTCTCCGCAAGGTCAGCAGCATCGTCGTTGGCATGCGTGTGGTGTTGCTCACCACTTGGGTCTAGATGTTCACGATTGCGCTCAAGCTCGCTACGAGGCGTATCAGGGTGCGAAAATTACTCCAGGAATGATTTTCACAATCGAGCCTGGCTTGTACTTTGCTGCCAATGATCTTATGCTTCCGCCAGAAATGCGCGGAATTGGAATCCGCATTGAAGACGATGTTTTGATGACGGAGAATGGCCCTGAATGGCTTTCTATCGATATTCCTAAGCAGATTGATGATGTAGAGGCTTGGATGGCTCAGCGCGCGGCAAAGTAA
- a CDS encoding carbohydrate kinase family protein — MTKPIVLSLGELLWDLLPQGKRVGGAPANFAYHAQCNGAESYVISAVGEDSLGDELVEEVKKAGIKHVIQRNAWPTSTVDVELKNGIPEYTIVRNIAWDHIVYTRELVDLVSKADAICFGTLSLRSQETHDTVLELLKHAKPNAMKFFDINIRSDHYSKDLIDALLKEATVFKLNDSELLLLRDMFNIRETSDNEACKWFQARYGLDYVILTGGSTFSTIFTKTGESSTYPTPHVEVNDTVGAGDSFSGTFTARILAGDSLKDAHRAAINTAAYVCTQAGAWPEYPSEIPDYLSKAGL, encoded by the coding sequence ATGACTAAGCCAATCGTTCTTTCGCTTGGAGAACTACTGTGGGATTTGCTTCCACAAGGAAAACGAGTTGGAGGTGCTCCAGCCAACTTTGCGTATCACGCGCAATGCAATGGAGCAGAAAGCTATGTTATTAGTGCGGTTGGAGAAGATTCTCTCGGTGATGAACTTGTTGAAGAAGTTAAAAAAGCAGGGATTAAGCATGTTATTCAGCGCAATGCTTGGCCAACTAGCACAGTAGATGTGGAACTTAAAAATGGCATTCCAGAATACACGATTGTGCGAAACATTGCGTGGGACCATATTGTTTATACGCGCGAACTTGTAGATCTTGTTAGCAAAGCAGACGCGATTTGCTTTGGTACTCTTAGCTTAAGATCGCAAGAAACGCACGACACTGTTTTGGAGCTTTTAAAGCACGCTAAGCCAAACGCAATGAAGTTCTTTGACATTAACATTCGTAGCGATCATTATTCAAAAGATTTAATTGATGCTCTGCTCAAAGAGGCTACTGTTTTTAAGCTTAACGATTCTGAGCTGCTTCTTCTTAGAGACATGTTCAATATTCGCGAAACTTCAGACAATGAGGCTTGCAAATGGTTCCAAGCTCGCTATGGCTTGGATTATGTGATTTTGACTGGCGGATCTACTTTTAGCACAATCTTTACTAAGACGGGAGAAAGCTCCACATATCCGACCCCTCATGTGGAAGTTAATGACACGGTTGGTGCTGGCGATTCGTTCTCTGGTACTTTTACTGCAAGGATTTTGGCTGGCGATTCGCTTAAAGACGCGCATCGTGCTGCAATCAACACTGCTGCGTACGTTTGCACTCAAGCAGGAGCATGGCCAGAATATCCGAGCGAAATCCCAGACTATCTTTCTAAAGCAGGACTGTAG
- a CDS encoding ECF transporter S component, with amino-acid sequence MSDIFNNESNYTQSSTPITDKAQNQEEVTPTIISSLRWRVADISLGAALAALFGVIYWGFTIVFFSQISPILRTILPGFGSILHGVWYMSGPLALLLIRKPGAAIYVNVLGAVFENILGQQFSAFMVLASAALQAVFSEIPFAIAKYKKYNLTLSVIAGGLTAIEYGIYLMFVIYQGKSVNYLTIHMICEFISGIVIAGIIPWILFVAVRKTGALSNFASGRGQATVA; translated from the coding sequence ATGAGTGATATTTTCAATAATGAATCAAATTACACGCAATCCAGCACGCCTATAACAGACAAGGCTCAGAATCAAGAAGAAGTTACGCCTACAATAATTAGCAGTCTTCGCTGGCGAGTGGCAGATATATCACTTGGAGCTGCTTTAGCTGCTTTGTTTGGTGTAATCTACTGGGGCTTTACTATTGTGTTCTTCTCCCAGATTTCACCTATTTTGCGAACGATTTTACCTGGTTTTGGAAGCATTTTGCACGGCGTTTGGTATATGTCTGGTCCTCTTGCTCTTCTTTTAATTCGTAAGCCTGGTGCTGCGATTTATGTTAATGTTCTTGGTGCTGTATTCGAAAATATTCTTGGTCAACAATTCTCCGCATTTATGGTTCTTGCTTCTGCCGCTTTACAAGCTGTGTTTAGCGAAATTCCTTTTGCGATTGCCAAATATAAGAAGTATAACCTTACCTTAAGCGTTATTGCTGGTGGTCTTACAGCTATTGAATATGGTATTTATTTGATGTTCGTAATCTACCAAGGTAAGTCTGTAAATTATCTAACAATTCACATGATTTGTGAGTTTATAAGCGGTATTGTGATTGCTGGAATTATTCCTTGGATTTTGTTCGTTGCAGTTCGTAAGACTGGAGCTTTGAGTAATTTCGCTTCTGGAAGAGGACAAGCTACAGTAGCATAA